One Mercurialis annua linkage group LG3, ddMerAnnu1.2, whole genome shotgun sequence DNA window includes the following coding sequences:
- the LOC126674457 gene encoding uncharacterized protein LOC126674457, whose product MDETPPQVSNSYKYGDQKQNKPTKRIRKNRYDPDEGGDLIECSGKFCKSCTGGLIADCVAICCCPCALLHLLALAFVKAPFMIGKKCFRRVKKKKRNKLSSNLQVLTAQGGDNLEKIKIEDEILEIVNSGFNGGEEDDDGGGGVSARFEAVEKVWLEFYQNGHLGFGRVSFTGIQ is encoded by the coding sequence ATGGATGAAACCCCACCTCAAGTTTCAAATAGTTACAAATATGGGGACCAGAAGCAAAATAAACCCacaaaaagaataagaaaaaacaGGTACGATCCTGATGAAGGTGGAGATCTGATAGAATGTTCAGGCAAGTTCTGTAAATCATGTACCGGTGGATTAATAGCCGATTGCGTAGCGATTTGTTGTTGCCCTTGTGCTCTACTTCATCTTCTAGCTCTTGCTTTTGTTAAAGCGCCATTTATGATCGGTAAAAAGTGTTTCAGAAgagtaaaaaagaagaagagaaataaATTATCTTCCAATCTTCAAGTTTTAACAGCACAAGGTGGTGATAATTTGGAAAAGATAAAGATAGAAgatgaaattttggaaattgtAAATAGTGGATTCAATGGTGGTGAGGAAGAtgatgatggtggtggtggtgttAGTGCAAGATTTGAAGCTGTTGAGAAGGTTTGGTTAGAGTTTTATCAGAATGGTCATTTGGGTTTTGGTAGGGTTTCTTTTACTGGTATTCAATGA